Proteins found in one Fodinibius saliphilus genomic segment:
- a CDS encoding S8 family serine peptidase, with protein MAANSGLKFTLSAGNDEDDSNNYSPGRVEHSNVWTVSAYDINDVFAISFSNFGNPPIEYGGPGVNILSLWKNGGTNAISGTSMFAPHLAGLLLAASTLDTDGTVRGDLDQDPDPIVVSAVLDVSISGPNSLALGQQGTWTASATGGNGSYSYKWYYRSADTNNQWNGPVSYTNSYSTQMYSFDDYLDLRVDVVAGNGVEGSSIKHVACSDCEPGGGGRPLSVDPNN; from the coding sequence GTGGCAGCAAATAGTGGATTAAAGTTCACACTCTCTGCAGGGAATGATGAGGATGATTCCAACAATTATTCACCAGGTCGGGTGGAACACTCCAATGTTTGGACGGTTTCGGCGTATGATATTAACGACGTATTTGCTATTTCTTTTTCAAATTTTGGGAATCCGCCTATAGAATATGGTGGCCCGGGAGTTAATATTTTATCTTTATGGAAAAATGGCGGTACTAATGCCATTAGTGGTACTTCTATGTTTGCTCCGCACTTGGCGGGCTTGTTGTTGGCTGCCAGTACCCTAGATACGGATGGGACGGTCAGAGGTGATCTGGATCAAGATCCCGATCCTATTGTTGTTTCGGCAGTACTCGATGTTTCAATTTCCGGTCCCAATTCTCTGGCATTAGGCCAGCAAGGGACCTGGACGGCCTCGGCTACCGGCGGTAATGGCAGTTATTCGTATAAATGGTACTACAGGTCTGCCGATACCAATAATCAGTGGAACGGACCGGTGAGCTACACCAATTCGTACTCCACACAAATGTATAGTTTTGACGACTATCTGGATCTCCGGGTGGATGTAGTTGCCGGAAATGGGGTTGAGGGGAGTAGTATCAAACATGTGGCCTGCTCCGATTGTGAGCCCGGCGGCGGAGGCCGCCCGCTGAGTGTGGATCCTAATAACTAA
- a CDS encoding rhodanese-related sulfurtransferase: MYEVILYYKFNEIEDPEAFCEEHKAFCKELGVKGRIYIGEEGINGTLGGTPEQIKTYKEHLTGIPGFDGIDFKTDTSEYVPFAKLKCKTRDELVAIHKEDIDPEDGGAYLEPEEWKQVMESEEEYVLIDVRNDYESKIGHFEGAVTPEVENFYEFPDWLEEFENKVDKDKKVLMYCTGGIRCEKFSVLMKEKGWDDVNQLHGGILRYAHEEGGDHYKGKCFVFDDRLVVPVNEDDMEPIAECEITGKPADTYINCANMQCNKLFVCSEEGAKKMEGCCSEECRQSEYKRPFDPENAFRPFRKWYNYFDEDFKEREVEEKK; encoded by the coding sequence ATGTACGAAGTAATACTGTATTATAAGTTTAATGAAATTGAAGATCCTGAAGCATTTTGTGAGGAACACAAGGCGTTTTGTAAAGAGCTAGGTGTAAAGGGGCGCATCTATATCGGAGAAGAGGGCATCAATGGAACCTTGGGTGGTACTCCCGAACAAATAAAAACATACAAAGAACATCTTACCGGTATTCCCGGATTCGATGGTATTGATTTTAAGACAGATACCAGTGAGTACGTTCCGTTTGCCAAATTAAAGTGCAAGACAAGGGATGAACTTGTGGCTATCCATAAAGAAGACATTGATCCGGAAGATGGCGGGGCATATCTTGAACCCGAGGAGTGGAAGCAAGTTATGGAGTCGGAAGAAGAGTATGTGCTTATCGATGTGCGAAATGATTATGAATCTAAGATTGGGCATTTCGAAGGAGCTGTTACTCCCGAAGTCGAAAACTTTTACGAATTCCCTGATTGGCTCGAAGAGTTTGAGAATAAGGTCGATAAGGACAAAAAAGTATTGATGTATTGCACCGGCGGTATTCGCTGCGAGAAGTTTTCAGTACTTATGAAAGAAAAAGGCTGGGATGATGTGAACCAGCTGCATGGCGGTATTTTGCGTTATGCGCATGAAGAAGGTGGAGATCACTATAAAGGGAAATGCTTTGTGTTTGATGATCGCTTGGTGGTACCGGTGAATGAAGATGATATGGAACCCATTGCAGAATGCGAAATTACTGGGAAGCCGGCGGATACCTATATTAACTGTGCAAATATGCAGTGCAATAAACTTTTTGTCTGTTCCGAAGAAGGAGCAAAAAAGATGGAAGGTTGCTGCAGCGAAGAGTGTCGCCAGAGTGAATACAAGCGCCCCTTCGATCCCGAAAATGCCTTCCGTCCTTTCCGAAAGTGGTACAATTATTTTGATGAGGATTTTAAGGAGCGAGAGGTGGAAGAGAAGAAGTAA
- a CDS encoding T9SS type A sorting domain-containing protein yields MKFLRSFLLISLLLCPLLQTVSGQEKKIRTHNHTIYTTIDKAFQQGKLNIDQKVLYKFYAASSAQKLPPAFKGKRQSPLKCGTPAVADFIRNREKLSVTTRRQIESIMASSSMQASEAYESPDGNFTIHYDTSGEHAVPAADENNNNIPDYVEEVAAAADSSYRHEVQTLGYSDPLPTMGTYRVEIQNLGGFYGETRVPSPYGGETYIRIENDFSEGFPPNDDPEGDQLGAVKVTMAHEFKHAIQYEATEWKGESDYWAEMDATLMEEVVYDVVNDYYNYLESDFSIFSNPQNSFYPGSYYHVSWALYFEEKFGSDFWVNVWEELKSNPQGITMVEAVRNELGGSAEYTKNYIESHLWHFTSGSEKAIPNWGFDESTNYPEPTINYKFTGQDSLNLPNNQTDLLQPLSAKYVKVTPSLFEGSIGIELTNLSIPNMGVGVVAYFKDGTTEQLMLPASGQNTIIHQTKWIWQDLKELGVIVANGSDSKHANYKLFVRTVYPDKIQLSQNYPNPFNNQTLIEYFVPQKSSVKLEVYDILGRKVRSLVDESKNKGVHAEYFNASDLASGVYFYRLQTNQKVKTKKMTIIK; encoded by the coding sequence ATGAAGTTTCTGCGCTCTTTCTTACTCATTTCTTTACTCCTGTGCCCCCTGCTGCAGACGGTAAGTGGTCAAGAAAAAAAGATCCGAACCCATAACCACACCATTTATACCACCATTGATAAAGCATTCCAGCAGGGAAAACTTAACATTGATCAAAAGGTATTATATAAATTTTATGCGGCGAGTTCGGCTCAAAAGCTGCCTCCTGCATTTAAAGGAAAAAGGCAATCCCCTCTCAAATGCGGGACTCCCGCAGTTGCTGACTTTATCAGAAATCGCGAAAAACTATCTGTAACTACCCGACGACAGATAGAATCGATAATGGCGAGCAGTAGTATGCAAGCTTCGGAGGCTTATGAATCTCCAGACGGTAATTTCACCATACATTACGACACATCAGGAGAACATGCCGTGCCTGCTGCTGATGAAAACAATAATAACATCCCTGACTATGTAGAAGAAGTGGCAGCAGCCGCAGACTCATCATATCGTCATGAAGTGCAAACTCTGGGCTATAGTGATCCCTTGCCAACCATGGGAACTTATCGCGTGGAAATACAGAATCTCGGTGGGTTTTATGGCGAAACACGGGTACCAAGCCCCTATGGAGGCGAAACGTATATCAGAATAGAAAACGACTTTTCGGAAGGATTCCCCCCCAATGACGATCCAGAAGGAGATCAGCTGGGAGCCGTAAAAGTAACGATGGCCCATGAATTTAAACATGCTATCCAGTATGAAGCCACAGAATGGAAAGGAGAGTCAGATTATTGGGCTGAAATGGACGCCACACTGATGGAGGAAGTAGTTTATGATGTTGTGAATGACTATTACAATTACTTAGAATCTGACTTTTCGATATTTAGCAACCCACAAAATAGTTTTTACCCCGGCTCCTATTACCATGTGTCTTGGGCCCTTTATTTTGAAGAAAAGTTTGGGTCCGATTTCTGGGTAAATGTTTGGGAAGAGCTTAAATCAAACCCTCAGGGTATTACCATGGTTGAAGCTGTTCGCAACGAACTTGGCGGATCAGCTGAATACACCAAAAACTATATTGAATCACACCTCTGGCATTTCACATCCGGCTCTGAAAAAGCTATACCTAATTGGGGTTTTGATGAGAGCACTAACTATCCCGAACCAACCATCAATTACAAATTTACGGGGCAGGACAGTCTTAACCTGCCAAATAACCAAACAGATCTATTACAACCCCTATCGGCAAAATATGTAAAAGTTACACCTTCTCTTTTCGAAGGATCCATTGGCATCGAACTTACCAATTTATCTATTCCTAATATGGGAGTCGGTGTTGTGGCCTATTTTAAAGACGGTACTACTGAACAGTTAATGCTTCCTGCTAGCGGCCAAAACACAATTATTCATCAAACAAAATGGATTTGGCAAGATCTAAAGGAACTTGGTGTTATAGTTGCTAATGGCAGCGATTCCAAACATGCCAACTATAAATTATTTGTACGCACGGTATATCCAGACAAAATACAGTTAAGCCAAAACTATCCGAACCCATTTAACAACCAAACGCTAATTGAATACTTCGTTCCCCAAAAGAGCTCTGTAAAGCTGGAAGTATATGACATCCTGGGCAGGAAAGTGAGATCATTAGTAGACGAGAGTAAGAACAAAGGAGTACATGCAGAATACTTTAATGCCTCAGATCTAGCATCCGGAGTTTACTTTTATCGATTGCAGACTAATCAAAAAGTTAAGACTAAAAAGATGACTATCATTAAGTAG
- the fahA gene encoding fumarylacetoacetase, translating to MHPTNDPNLDSFIDVDDKSHFPIQNLPYGLARPKGGGEVFLCSAIGEYVVNLAALEDAGLFDGPELSGKRVFQESTLNAFMDLGHKAWTEARTYLSKLLRADEATLRDDESLRQLVFTPMEKVEMLLPMEIGDYTDFYSSEPHATNVGSMFRDPENALKPNWKHLPVGYHGRASSIVISGTDVHRPQGQILPPDSDDTPIFSACKLCDFELEMGFVAGKGNELGDPIPVNKADEHIFGLMLVNDWSARDIQKWEYQPLGPFLAKNWATSVSPWIVSLTALEPFRIEGPDQDPDPLPYLQSEGNWTFDINLDVFLQGENMDAPHKICASNAKNLYWNVAQQLAHQTITGCNVKAGDLYASGTISGKEESSYGSMLELSWKGTDPVELPNGEERTFLENGDEVTMTGYADTDDYRIGFGEVTGKVLPPKDLGL from the coding sequence ATGCATCCAACAAACGATCCTAATTTAGACTCATTTATTGATGTAGATGACAAATCTCATTTCCCAATTCAAAATTTACCATACGGTTTGGCTCGTCCCAAAGGGGGCGGTGAAGTATTTTTATGCTCTGCTATTGGCGAATATGTAGTGAATTTGGCGGCATTAGAAGATGCCGGACTTTTTGACGGTCCAGAGCTTAGTGGTAAAAGAGTATTTCAGGAATCTACCCTTAATGCTTTCATGGATTTAGGGCATAAAGCATGGACTGAAGCACGTACCTATCTGAGCAAATTGTTAAGAGCTGATGAAGCTACATTGCGTGATGATGAGTCGCTACGACAGCTGGTATTTACCCCTATGGAGAAGGTAGAGATGTTACTGCCTATGGAGATAGGTGATTATACCGACTTTTATTCCTCTGAGCCGCACGCTACTAATGTGGGCAGTATGTTTCGTGATCCCGAAAATGCTTTAAAGCCCAATTGGAAACATCTGCCGGTAGGTTATCACGGGCGGGCCAGTTCTATCGTAATAAGTGGTACAGATGTACACCGTCCCCAGGGACAGATTCTACCGCCCGACAGTGATGATACTCCTATTTTCAGTGCTTGTAAGCTTTGTGATTTTGAACTGGAGATGGGTTTTGTAGCCGGCAAGGGAAATGAGCTCGGAGATCCTATTCCCGTTAATAAAGCCGATGAGCACATTTTTGGTTTAATGTTAGTGAACGATTGGAGCGCCCGCGATATTCAGAAATGGGAATATCAGCCGTTAGGACCGTTCCTGGCTAAAAACTGGGCAACCTCGGTGTCTCCGTGGATTGTGTCGCTGACCGCACTGGAGCCGTTTCGTATAGAAGGACCTGATCAAGATCCGGACCCTCTTCCCTATCTGCAGTCAGAAGGAAATTGGACGTTTGATATTAATCTGGATGTCTTTCTGCAGGGTGAAAATATGGATGCTCCGCATAAGATCTGTGCCTCCAATGCCAAGAATTTATATTGGAATGTAGCGCAACAGTTAGCTCATCAGACAATTACCGGTTGTAATGTTAAGGCCGGAGATCTCTATGCATCAGGAACTATCAGCGGCAAAGAAGAAAGCTCCTACGGTAGTATGCTGGAACTTAGCTGGAAAGGAACTGATCCGGTTGAGTTACCGAATGGTGAGGAGCGGACCTTCCTGGAAAATGGAGATGAGGTTACCATGACTGGATATGCTGATACTGATGATTATCGTATCGGTTTTGGTGAAGTCACTGGAAAGGTATTACCTCCTAAAGATTTAGGTTTGTAA
- the hemW gene encoding radical SAM family heme chaperone HemW translates to MSGIYLHIPFCKQACSYCDFYFVTRTSEREHFVQQLLKEIYSYADTQNAEETVKTIYFGGGTPSLLEPRQVEKILEALEQIFQVDSREITFEMNPDDVTEPFLADLRNLGVSRASMGVQSFDPELLKFMHRAHSSEEALHCLELLSNSPFESYTVDLIYGNPNQSNEQLETDLNKLLPFNPPHVSAYSLTIEPRTRLGKQVELGRIAPPEDDKVATHFDIVNKRLSEHGIKRYEVSNYSRPGCEAHHNSSYWEHENYLGLGPGAHSFWWGEKAYRWKNEADLRSYLRDEDSKEKEQLSLQQLAEERLMMGLRTRLGVGVKELEKKYDYILTDRQQQYLVKRQQEGKLKVDNRIKLTDKGIKIADAIILDLVTLY, encoded by the coding sequence TTGTCTGGAATCTATCTTCATATCCCGTTTTGTAAGCAAGCATGCTCGTACTGTGACTTTTATTTTGTAACGCGAACATCTGAGCGGGAGCATTTTGTACAGCAGTTATTAAAAGAGATTTATTCTTATGCTGATACCCAAAATGCAGAAGAGACGGTAAAGACAATCTATTTCGGGGGTGGTACTCCTTCGTTGCTTGAACCCCGGCAGGTAGAGAAGATTTTAGAAGCGCTTGAACAGATCTTCCAAGTTGATAGCCGTGAAATTACTTTTGAGATGAATCCCGATGATGTCACGGAACCTTTTTTGGCTGATTTGCGAAACCTGGGGGTGAGTCGGGCGAGTATGGGCGTACAGAGTTTTGATCCCGAGTTGTTGAAATTTATGCATCGTGCCCACTCAAGTGAAGAAGCTCTTCATTGCCTGGAGCTGTTAAGTAATTCTCCGTTTGAATCGTACACGGTAGACCTTATTTACGGGAATCCCAATCAGTCAAATGAGCAGCTCGAAACCGATCTTAATAAGCTTCTTCCGTTTAATCCGCCTCATGTTTCAGCCTACTCTCTAACGATTGAGCCCCGAACCCGGCTTGGAAAGCAGGTAGAGCTGGGACGCATTGCGCCTCCTGAAGATGATAAAGTAGCTACCCATTTTGATATTGTTAATAAGCGGCTTTCTGAACATGGAATAAAACGATATGAGGTAAGTAATTATAGCCGTCCGGGTTGTGAGGCTCATCATAATAGTAGTTACTGGGAACACGAAAACTATCTGGGGCTGGGGCCGGGCGCACATTCTTTTTGGTGGGGTGAAAAAGCCTATCGATGGAAAAATGAAGCTGACCTTCGCAGCTATTTGCGTGATGAGGATAGCAAAGAGAAAGAGCAGCTTTCCCTTCAGCAATTGGCAGAAGAGCGTTTAATGATGGGGCTTAGAACTCGTTTGGGTGTTGGTGTCAAAGAATTAGAAAAAAAATATGATTATATCTTAACAGATCGCCAGCAACAATATTTAGTCAAGCGACAACAAGAGGGGAAGTTAAAGGTAGATAACAGGATTAAACTAACTGATAAAGGTATAAAAATAGCTGATGCTATCATTCTTGATTTGGTGACTCTGTATTGA
- a CDS encoding gamma carbonic anhydrase family protein, which translates to MVYEFLNKKPQFPESSFVAPSADVIGDITFGEESSAWFNVTIRGDVNWIEIGDRTNVQDNSCIHVMNKTGPTKIGNEVTIGHNAMIHGCTIHDRALIGIHATILDEVVVESDVIVAAGSLVPPGKRLESGYMYMGSPAKKVRELTEEEIASIKEHADNYVRYARTYMQKDTYEENPFYDDDRE; encoded by the coding sequence ATGGTTTACGAATTTCTTAATAAAAAGCCACAATTTCCTGAGTCATCTTTTGTAGCCCCCAGTGCAGATGTAATTGGTGATATCACCTTTGGGGAGGAGAGCAGTGCTTGGTTTAACGTTACTATTCGTGGGGATGTTAACTGGATTGAAATTGGAGATCGAACAAATGTGCAGGATAACAGTTGTATCCATGTGATGAATAAAACCGGACCAACAAAGATTGGCAATGAGGTCACTATTGGTCATAACGCGATGATTCACGGCTGTACCATTCACGATCGAGCACTTATCGGTATCCATGCTACTATTTTGGATGAAGTAGTGGTAGAATCGGATGTTATTGTAGCAGCAGGAAGCTTAGTTCCGCCAGGCAAAAGATTGGAATCGGGATATATGTATATGGGCAGTCCAGCAAAAAAGGTCCGTGAACTTACTGAGGAGGAGATTGCCTCTATTAAAGAGCATGCTGATAACTATGTGAGATATGCCCGCACTTATATGCAAAAAGATACCTACGAGGAGAACCCTTTTTATGATGATGATCGGGAGTAG
- the thiE gene encoding thiamine phosphate synthase — protein sequence MRKQILQGVYLITDTEGQDRYSHIELADAAYRSGVQMVQYRAKDRSDRKALAEIREIADLKSKGDQLLIVNDRPDLAKIGGADGVHLGQDDLPISAAKQLLGEEAIVGGTSANLDEARQVEKAGADYVALGHIFATSTKEKKYAPRGLNTLARVRQEIHSPLVAIGGITLENAPQVIDAGADVIAVSSAICQAENPQQTAAGLVGLFQ from the coding sequence ATGAGAAAGCAGATATTGCAAGGAGTATATTTAATAACGGATACAGAAGGGCAGGATCGCTATTCCCATATTGAATTGGCAGATGCCGCTTACCGGTCCGGAGTTCAGATGGTACAGTATCGTGCTAAGGATCGGTCAGACCGAAAGGCACTGGCTGAGATTCGGGAAATTGCAGATCTCAAAAGTAAAGGAGATCAGCTGTTGATCGTAAATGATCGCCCCGATCTTGCGAAGATAGGTGGCGCGGATGGAGTACATCTGGGGCAGGATGATCTTCCTATTTCGGCAGCGAAGCAGCTTCTGGGGGAGGAAGCTATCGTAGGCGGGACTTCGGCAAATTTGGATGAGGCCCGGCAGGTTGAAAAGGCGGGTGCCGATTATGTGGCGTTGGGACACATTTTTGCGACATCCACAAAAGAGAAAAAGTATGCCCCCCGTGGATTGAATACTTTAGCTAGGGTGCGCCAAGAGATCCACTCTCCCTTGGTAGCTATAGGGGGCATAACGCTGGAAAATGCTCCACAAGTGATTGATGCTGGGGCAGATGTAATTGCAGTGAGTTCAGCAATATGTCAGGCAGAAAACCCCCAGCAAACAGCAGCCGGGCTAGTGGGTTTGTTTCAATAG
- the thiE gene encoding thiamine phosphate synthase codes for MKKNSISFRYYLITDRKASDKRSLLETVELACKAGVRAVQLREKDMTDESLVALGKQIRSITNEYNARLFVNRRADIAQLLNADGVHSPENGIPSMAIKRSWPELTVGASIHSEKAAKRAEEDGADFLLFGPVYYTVSKAKYGEPQGVDRLKEVAEKSSVPVFAVGGITPEKTASCLQAGAFGLAGISAIMKAGNVGQQVHSFKKHLGKL; via the coding sequence GTGAAGAAAAATAGTATCAGTTTTCGTTATTATTTGATCACAGATCGTAAAGCTTCCGACAAACGATCTCTCTTAGAAACGGTGGAGCTTGCTTGTAAGGCCGGAGTACGGGCTGTTCAGTTGCGAGAAAAAGATATGACTGATGAATCGCTTGTTGCCTTAGGTAAACAGATCAGAAGTATCACCAATGAGTACAATGCCAGACTGTTTGTTAATCGTCGCGCTGATATAGCGCAGTTGCTGAATGCTGATGGGGTACATAGTCCTGAGAATGGGATTCCTTCCATGGCTATAAAAAGAAGTTGGCCTGAACTTACGGTAGGAGCGAGTATTCATTCTGAGAAGGCAGCTAAGCGTGCGGAAGAGGACGGGGCAGATTTCCTGCTTTTTGGGCCGGTGTATTATACAGTATCAAAGGCAAAATACGGCGAGCCGCAAGGAGTTGATAGGTTAAAGGAGGTCGCCGAAAAGTCCTCGGTTCCGGTTTTTGCTGTAGGAGGGATAACACCTGAAAAAACTGCCTCTTGTTTGCAGGCAGGTGCTTTTGGACTAGCAGGTATTTCTGCAATAATGAAAGCTGGTAACGTAGGTCAACAGGTACATAGTTTTAAAAAGCATCTCGGAAAGCTCTAA
- a CDS encoding thiazole synthase encodes MSSLQIADRKFDSRLIVGSGRFPDPETMRGALRASGTEMVTVALRRANLNTDEGENILKYLQNDGYFLLPNTAGCYTAEEAITTAKLGREALDTNWVKLEVIGDDETLFPDVPELLKAAEKLILEGFVVLPYANDDPITCRKLADMGCAAVMPLGAPIGSGMGIRNPYNLRIIKDLVDVPVIVDAGVGTASDAAIAMELGMDAVLMNSAISQAKHPVMMAEAMKKSVEAGRLALESGRMPKRLYAKASSPEEGLIEVDREEK; translated from the coding sequence ATGAGTTCATTACAAATTGCTGACCGAAAATTTGATTCTCGATTAATTGTGGGTAGTGGTCGATTTCCTGATCCTGAGACAATGCGGGGAGCTTTGCGGGCCAGCGGTACCGAAATGGTGACCGTGGCTTTGCGACGTGCTAATTTAAATACCGATGAGGGTGAAAATATTCTTAAGTACCTCCAGAATGACGGCTACTTTTTGTTACCCAATACGGCGGGATGTTATACCGCCGAAGAAGCTATTACTACCGCCAAACTCGGACGCGAAGCCCTGGACACCAACTGGGTAAAACTGGAAGTTATTGGTGACGATGAAACCCTTTTCCCCGATGTGCCGGAACTGTTAAAAGCTGCCGAAAAACTCATTCTTGAAGGTTTTGTAGTACTGCCCTACGCCAATGATGATCCTATTACCTGCCGTAAATTAGCGGATATGGGATGTGCCGCCGTAATGCCGTTGGGAGCCCCTATTGGTTCGGGGATGGGGATCCGAAACCCTTATAATTTGCGTATTATTAAAGACTTGGTGGATGTTCCGGTTATTGTGGATGCGGGAGTTGGAACGGCTTCGGATGCAGCTATTGCTATGGAGCTGGGAATGGACGCGGTATTGATGAACTCCGCAATATCTCAGGCTAAGCATCCGGTAATGATGGCGGAAGCGATGAAGAAAAGCGTTGAGGCCGGGCGCCTGGCCCTAGAGTCGGGACGTATGCCAAAGAGGTTGTATGCCAAAGCTTCAAGCCCGGAAGAAGGGCTAATTGAGGTGGATCGTGAAGAAAAATAG
- the thiS gene encoding sulfur carrier protein ThiS, translating to MKLTVNGEQEKTEVETLQKLLQSFDIKHSEKGVAVAVNSTVIAREQWQNYQLNDGDKVEIIRATQGG from the coding sequence ATGAAATTAACAGTAAATGGAGAACAGGAAAAGACGGAAGTAGAGACATTACAAAAATTACTTCAGTCTTTTGATATTAAACACAGTGAAAAAGGGGTTGCCGTTGCTGTAAACAGTACAGTCATCGCACGAGAGCAGTGGCAGAACTATCAGCTAAACGACGGTGACAAGGTTGAAATAATTCGGGCTACTCAAGGCGGATAA
- the thiO gene encoding glycine oxidase ThiO, with product MSKKTEHIAIIGGGIIGLGIGWQLVRRGAKVTIYEKGEIGKEASWVAGGMLAPYAEVSFEEIKLMRFGEQSLNMYPRLLDELSEDTENVPVLDSCGTLMAGIDRDDTEKLKRLCEFRKELKLDVKMVTGTEAREREPLLSPNVVSGLWLPDDAQIDNRKLLKAMKKAFEKMGGMVKDHTKVEEVEIKGEAVMSVISEEETYAADRVVVAAGCWSQQLAGIPGQQLPPIRPEKGQIITMEKTDDCQLKGIIRSPRMYLVPKEDGTLRLGATAEEQGFDKRPTAGAQKELLEHAWEMVPAIYELPLVETVAGLRPAGKDHRPIIGESDISGLYYATGHYRHGIMLMPLTVYALVDEILDEEVSDWLAPFRPQRFNAN from the coding sequence ATGAGTAAAAAGACAGAACATATAGCAATTATCGGCGGTGGTATCATCGGTCTGGGTATCGGTTGGCAGCTAGTACGCCGCGGTGCAAAGGTTACAATTTATGAGAAAGGAGAAATAGGAAAAGAGGCCAGTTGGGTGGCAGGCGGTATGTTAGCACCCTATGCTGAGGTGAGTTTTGAAGAGATCAAGCTTATGCGGTTTGGTGAACAGAGCTTGAATATGTATCCCCGTTTGTTGGATGAACTTTCTGAGGATACAGAAAATGTACCTGTCCTTGATTCCTGTGGTACCCTGATGGCCGGCATCGATCGCGATGATACAGAGAAGCTCAAGCGTTTGTGTGAATTTAGAAAAGAGTTGAAACTGGATGTGAAAATGGTAACCGGCACGGAAGCCCGGGAGCGGGAACCATTGTTGTCACCCAATGTGGTGTCAGGATTGTGGCTGCCTGATGATGCCCAGATTGATAATAGAAAGTTGTTAAAGGCGATGAAAAAAGCTTTTGAAAAGATGGGTGGTATGGTCAAAGACCATACAAAAGTTGAGGAAGTTGAAATTAAAGGAGAGGCCGTGATGAGCGTTATTTCGGAAGAGGAGACCTATGCTGCTGATCGGGTTGTTGTAGCAGCCGGTTGTTGGTCGCAACAACTCGCTGGTATTCCTGGTCAGCAGTTACCTCCCATTAGACCGGAAAAAGGACAGATTATAACGATGGAAAAAACGGATGACTGTCAGCTCAAAGGTATTATTAGATCCCCGCGGATGTATCTGGTACCAAAAGAAGATGGAACACTTCGTCTTGGAGCAACAGCCGAAGAGCAAGGGTTCGATAAGCGGCCTACTGCCGGCGCGCAGAAAGAGTTGTTAGAGCATGCCTGGGAGATGGTACCGGCTATTTATGAGCTACCATTGGTAGAAACAGTTGCAGGTCTGCGTCCCGCCGGTAAAGATCACCGACCCATTATAGGAGAAAGTGATATATCGGGATTATATTATGCGACGGGGCACTACCGGCATGGAATTATGTTAATGCCGCTAACCGTTTATGCTTTGGTTGATGAAATATTGGATGAAGAGGTATCGGATTGGCTTGCCCCTTTCCGTCCACAACGATTTAATGCAAATTAG
- a CDS encoding energy-coupling factor transporter transmembrane component T family protein, translating to MLYKEKYSSWISRINPSLKLVLMMGGILVILFIHNINVMIPLVVGFAGMLLLGTGQPKGKVLLFVLPLLFIFFSTGASMILFGKGDTVWWQWGPAVITRESFYRGVHIGFRALSFGLIGLLFALTTRPVLLFYSMMQQLRLPPRYAYGFMASLRLLPLIYEEFKTLQKAYKVRGVRSKRGLNGWWQRIRRYAIPLLAQSIRRAQRIAVAMEARRFNNSVQRTYYYQPGFSSADGLMVIWWVGIFVGAWTVGVQWPLFEITDVRFNS from the coding sequence ATGCTGTATAAAGAAAAGTACTCGTCGTGGATTTCTCGTATCAACCCATCGCTAAAACTAGTACTTATGATGGGTGGAATTCTTGTGATACTCTTTATCCACAATATTAATGTTATGATACCTCTGGTAGTAGGATTCGCCGGAATGCTGCTATTGGGGACGGGACAGCCAAAAGGAAAGGTACTACTGTTTGTGCTACCTTTACTGTTTATATTTTTTTCAACGGGGGCTTCGATGATCCTCTTCGGAAAGGGAGATACGGTATGGTGGCAATGGGGGCCGGCGGTGATAACCCGGGAAAGTTTTTATAGAGGTGTACATATTGGATTCCGTGCCCTCAGTTTTGGGTTAATTGGGTTGCTTTTCGCCCTTACAACCCGACCGGTCTTACTGTTCTATTCTATGATGCAGCAGTTGAGGTTGCCTCCGCGATATGCATATGGCTTTATGGCATCATTGCGTTTATTGCCTCTTATTTATGAAGAGTTTAAGACATTACAAAAAGCCTATAAGGTGAGAGGCGTTAGGTCAAAAAGAGGATTGAATGGGTGGTGGCAGAGAATTCGACGATATGCTATTCCACTACTGGCCCAGAGCATCAGAAGAGCACAGCGTATCGCTGTTGCTATGGAAGCACGTCGTTTTAATAATAGTGTACAGCGAACATATTATTATCAGCCCGGTTTTTCGTCCGCAGATGGACTCATGGTTATTTGGTGGGTTGGTATTTTCGTGGGGGCATGGACCGTAGGCGTACAATGGCCGCTATTTGAAATAACAGATGTACGTTTTAACAGTTAA